A stretch of Bradyrhizobium sp. CCBAU 53338 DNA encodes these proteins:
- the cobF gene encoding precorrin-6A synthase (deacetylating): MMTLSLIGIGCGDPGQLTRAAIGAINAADLVLIPRKGTAKTDLADLRRAICADVLTNATTRIAEFDLPVRDAAEADYRKGVDDWHDAVAAAWSRTIEEHLGGDGKAALLIWGDPSLYDSSLRIARRLNPLPRIEVVPGITSIQALCAAHALPLNDIGEPFLVTTGRRLREGGWPQGVDTVVVMLDGGTAFQSLDPNGLHIWWGAYLGLADQIILSGALTEVGPRIVAARQDARARHGWIMDSYILKRRP, translated from the coding sequence ATGATGACGCTCTCCCTGATCGGCATCGGCTGCGGCGATCCCGGGCAACTCACGCGCGCTGCGATTGGCGCGATCAACGCCGCCGATCTCGTGCTGATCCCGCGCAAGGGAACGGCAAAGACAGATCTCGCCGATCTCAGGCGGGCGATCTGCGCCGACGTGCTCACCAATGCCACAACGCGCATCGCCGAGTTCGATCTTCCCGTGCGCGACGCCGCTGAAGCCGATTACCGCAAGGGCGTCGACGATTGGCACGATGCGGTCGCCGCGGCCTGGTCGCGGACGATCGAAGAACATCTCGGCGGTGACGGCAAGGCCGCACTGCTGATCTGGGGCGATCCCTCGCTCTACGATTCCTCGCTGCGCATCGCGCGACGGCTCAACCCCTTGCCCAGAATCGAGGTCGTGCCCGGCATCACCTCGATCCAGGCGCTGTGCGCGGCGCATGCGCTGCCGCTCAACGACATCGGCGAGCCGTTTCTGGTGACGACGGGACGCCGCCTGCGCGAAGGCGGCTGGCCGCAAGGCGTTGATACCGTGGTGGTGATGCTCGACGGCGGCACGGCATTCCAGTCGCTCGATCCAAATGGCCTTCACATCTGGTGGGGCGCCTATCTCGGCCTGGCCGACCAGATCATTCTGTCAGGCGCGCTGACCGAGGTCGGCCCGCGCATCGTCGCCGCGCGACAGGACGCGCGCGCGCGTCACGGCTGGATCATGGACAGTTACATTCTCAAGCGCAGGCCGTAA
- the cobA gene encoding uroporphyrinogen-III C-methyltransferase codes for MSGFVSFVSAGPGDPELLTLKGAARLREADVVLYDDLASGAILDLARPGANLVAVGKRAGRPSTKQHHVNRLLVDYAATGVRVVRLKSGDAGIFGRLEEELETLREAGIGFEIVPGVTSACVAAAQAGIPLTRRHTSRRVQFVTGADVTGELPPDLNWAALADPDATTVVYMGRRTFPVLAAKLIEHGLSSSTPALFAESLGRPDERLVRTTIAELAEQLARGGAASTAAVIMFGALAEGGSS; via the coding sequence GTGAGCGGTTTTGTCTCCTTCGTCTCCGCCGGCCCCGGCGACCCCGAGCTTCTCACGCTCAAGGGCGCCGCGCGGCTGCGCGAGGCTGACGTCGTGCTCTATGACGATCTCGCCTCGGGCGCGATCCTCGATCTCGCACGGCCAGGCGCGAATCTCGTCGCGGTCGGGAAACGGGCAGGGCGGCCGTCGACAAAGCAGCATCACGTCAATCGCCTGCTGGTCGACTATGCCGCGACGGGCGTGCGGGTCGTGCGGCTGAAGTCGGGCGATGCCGGCATCTTTGGCCGGCTCGAGGAGGAGCTGGAGACGCTGCGCGAGGCCGGCATCGGCTTCGAGATCGTTCCCGGCGTCACCTCGGCCTGCGTCGCGGCCGCACAGGCCGGCATTCCGCTGACGCGCCGCCACACCTCGCGCCGGGTGCAGTTCGTGACCGGCGCCGACGTCACCGGTGAGCTGCCGCCAGATCTGAACTGGGCGGCGCTGGCCGATCCTGATGCGACGACGGTGGTCTATATGGGCCGGCGCACCTTTCCGGTGCTGGCCGCAAAACTGATCGAGCACGGTCTTTCATCGAGCACGCCGGCGCTGTTCGCCGAATCCCTCGGACGCCCCGACGAGCGACTGGTGCGCACCACGATCGCCGAGCTTGCCGAGCAACTCGCGCGCGGCGGTGCGGCTTCCACGGCCGCTGTCATCATGTTCGGCGCGCTGGCGGAGGGCGGATCGTCATGA
- a CDS encoding cobyrinate a,c-diamide synthase, producing the protein MAAGLVISAPASGVGKTTLTLALARAWRNRGLKVQCFKSGPDYIDPAFHAAATGRPSVNVDSWAMDRSTIAHLVSRGSDADIVLAEGSMGLFDGVAARGVSGTGATADIAEMLGWPVVLVIDPSGQAQTAAAIAAGLRDYRAGVRLAGVMLNRVASPRHEDLVRRALDDAGIAVFGALPRHAEISLPKRHLGLVQAEEQAEIGKLIDEAARFVSEHVDLDAVMQSAASWSPQPAANGLNVTPPGQRIALARDAAFSFVYPHMLEAWRAAGAEISTFSPLADEAPDAGADVCWLPGGYPELHAGKIAANARFRNGLRAFAETRPVHGECGGYMVLGTALTDADGIRHEMTGLLGLETSFAKRRMHLGYRLASLAMPMPGHKAGARLRGHEFHYSTIIAQPDAPLAVVHDATGSVIAETGSRRGHASGTFFHLIAEDR; encoded by the coding sequence ATGGCGGCAGGCCTCGTCATCTCCGCGCCGGCCTCGGGCGTCGGCAAGACCACGCTGACGCTGGCGCTCGCGCGCGCCTGGCGCAATCGTGGCTTGAAAGTGCAGTGCTTCAAGAGCGGCCCTGATTACATCGATCCAGCTTTTCACGCAGCAGCCACAGGCCGCCCCTCCGTCAATGTCGATAGCTGGGCGATGGACCGTTCGACGATCGCGCATCTCGTCAGCCGGGGGAGCGATGCCGATATCGTGCTTGCCGAGGGCTCGATGGGCCTGTTCGACGGCGTCGCCGCGCGCGGCGTCTCCGGCACCGGTGCTACCGCCGACATCGCGGAAATGCTGGGTTGGCCGGTGGTTCTGGTGATCGACCCCTCCGGTCAGGCGCAGACCGCGGCGGCGATCGCCGCAGGCCTGCGCGATTATCGTGCCGGCGTGCGCCTTGCGGGCGTGATGCTCAACCGGGTCGCCAGCCCGCGTCACGAAGACCTCGTGCGGCGTGCGCTCGACGACGCCGGCATCGCCGTGTTCGGCGCGCTGCCGCGTCATGCCGAGATCAGCCTGCCGAAGCGGCATCTCGGCCTCGTGCAAGCCGAGGAGCAGGCCGAGATCGGAAAACTGATCGACGAGGCCGCGCGCTTTGTCTCGGAGCACGTCGATCTCGATGCGGTGATGCAATCGGCCGCTAGCTGGTCGCCGCAACCGGCCGCGAACGGCCTCAACGTGACACCGCCCGGGCAGCGCATTGCGCTTGCGCGCGATGCCGCGTTTTCCTTCGTCTATCCGCACATGCTGGAAGCCTGGCGGGCGGCAGGTGCGGAGATTTCAACGTTCTCTCCGCTTGCCGACGAAGCGCCCGATGCAGGCGCAGACGTCTGCTGGCTGCCCGGTGGCTATCCCGAACTTCATGCCGGCAAGATCGCCGCCAATGCACGCTTCCGCAACGGTCTGCGCGCCTTCGCCGAGACGCGACCAGTGCACGGCGAATGCGGTGGGTATATGGTGCTGGGGACAGCTTTGACCGACGCCGACGGTATCCGTCACGAGATGACGGGCCTGCTCGGCCTGGAGACGAGTTTTGCCAAGCGGCGCATGCATCTGGGCTATCGTCTCGCCTCGCTCGCAATGCCGATGCCGGGGCACAAGGCCGGCGCGCGGCTGCGCGGCCACGAGTTTCACTATTCGACGATCATCGCCCAGCCCGATGCGCCACTGGCAGTCGTGCACGACGCAACTGGCAGCGTCATCGCCGAGACCGGCTCGCGGCGCGGGCACGCCTCGGGCACGTTCTTCCATCTGATCGCGGAGGACCGGTGA
- the cobM gene encoding precorrin-4 C(11)-methyltransferase, which yields MTVHFIGAGPGAADLLTLRGRDLIAACPVCLYAGSLVPEGVLAHCPSGARIVNTAPLSLDGIIAEISAAHAEGKDVARLHSGDLSIWSAMGEQLRRLRALGIPFTVTPGVPSFSAAAAALEAELTLPGLTQTVVLTRTPGRASAMPEGERLAAFAATGAVLAIHLSIHLLDEVVAELTPHCGADCPVAIVWRASWPDQRIVRATLATLDAAVATEMERTALILVGKTLGAADFDESRLYAADYDRRYRPVGAEPRFPEAS from the coding sequence ATGACGGTGCACTTCATCGGCGCCGGGCCGGGCGCCGCCGATCTTCTCACCTTGCGTGGGCGCGATTTGATCGCGGCCTGTCCGGTCTGTCTCTATGCGGGTTCGCTGGTGCCGGAGGGCGTGCTGGCGCATTGCCCGAGCGGAGCGCGCATCGTCAACACCGCGCCCCTGTCGCTCGACGGGATCATCGCGGAGATCTCCGCCGCGCATGCGGAGGGCAAGGACGTCGCGCGGCTGCATTCCGGCGATCTCTCGATCTGGTCGGCGATGGGCGAGCAGCTTCGCCGCCTGCGCGCGCTCGGCATTCCATTCACCGTCACACCGGGCGTGCCGTCCTTTTCCGCCGCCGCCGCCGCGCTGGAAGCCGAGCTGACGCTGCCCGGCCTCACTCAGACGGTGGTGCTGACCCGCACGCCGGGCCGCGCCAGCGCGATGCCCGAGGGCGAGAGGCTTGCGGCCTTCGCCGCGACCGGCGCGGTACTCGCGATCCATCTGTCGATTCATCTGCTCGACGAGGTGGTTGCCGAACTCACCCCGCATTGCGGCGCGGACTGTCCGGTGGCGATCGTCTGGCGCGCGAGCTGGCCCGACCAGCGCATCGTCCGCGCGACGCTGGCGACGCTCGATGCCGCCGTCGCGACCGAGATGGAGCGCACCGCGCTGATACTGGTCGGCAAGACGCTGGGTGCGGCGGATTTCGACGAGAGCCGGCTCTATGCCGCGGATTACGATCGTCGCTATCGTCCCGTTGGCGCCGAGCCGCGTTTTCCGGAGGCATCGTGA
- a CDS encoding cobalamin biosynthesis protein has product MKVAGLGFKKDVTLASLREALAAAGGPDGLAAMATVSDKADADVLKQLARECGVPIKAVPADVLARVDTPTQSQRIAGRFGTGSVAEAAALAAAGPRARLIATRAVSQDRTATAAIAEGDGP; this is encoded by the coding sequence ATGAAGGTTGCCGGGCTCGGATTCAAGAAGGATGTGACGCTGGCCTCTTTGCGCGAAGCGCTTGCAGCGGCCGGCGGCCCCGATGGCCTCGCGGCCATGGCTACTGTCAGCGACAAGGCCGACGCTGACGTGTTGAAGCAGCTCGCGCGTGAATGCGGCGTGCCGATCAAGGCTGTCCCGGCCGATGTGCTTGCGCGTGTCGATACGCCGACGCAGTCGCAGCGGATCGCCGGAAGGTTCGGCACGGGATCGGTCGCCGAGGCAGCAGCGCTGGCCGCCGCTGGTCCGCGCGCGCGGCTCATCGCGACGCGCGCGGTCTCGCAGGATCGCACCGCGACTGCGGCGATCGCAGAAGGAGACGGCCCATGA
- the cbiT gene encoding precorrin-6Y C5,15-methyltransferase (decarboxylating) subunit CbiT, with amino-acid sequence MADPWLTIIGIGEDGLAGLSDASRKALASAETVFGGERHLALADVGSRGRAWPVPFNADIVLSCRGRPTAVLASGDPFWHGAGAGLAERLDPSEWIAHSAPSTFSLAAARLGWRLESIACLGLHAAPFERLVPYLAPGARIICLVRDGKAAGDLARWLTERGWGGSAFWTLAALGGPREAIAEHRADSFAGDLAGNLVAVAVAAKGGKGIPRSSGLSDDLFAHDGQITKRPVRALALSALAPRPGERLWDIGAGSGSISVEWALCDGTAIAIETREDRAANIRANAAAFGLTHRITVVTGQAPEALASLDAPDAVFVGGGLDRAMFDAIWLRLAPGARLVAHSVTLETEALLGELHQQHGGELMRVEIAYAAPLGRYRSWEAARPVLQWSVVR; translated from the coding sequence ATGGCTGATCCCTGGCTGACCATCATCGGTATCGGCGAAGATGGCCTCGCGGGGCTGTCGGACGCAAGTCGAAAGGCGCTCGCCAGCGCGGAAACCGTGTTCGGCGGCGAGCGTCATCTCGCGCTTGCAGACGTCGGAAGCCGCGGCCGCGCATGGCCGGTGCCTTTCAACGCAGACATCGTGCTGAGCTGCCGTGGAAGGCCCACGGCCGTGCTGGCCTCCGGCGATCCGTTCTGGCATGGCGCCGGCGCAGGCCTTGCCGAGAGGCTCGACCCGAGCGAGTGGATCGCGCATTCGGCGCCCTCGACCTTCTCGCTCGCCGCCGCGCGGCTGGGCTGGCGGCTCGAATCCATCGCCTGCCTCGGGCTTCATGCCGCGCCGTTCGAGCGTCTCGTACCCTATCTCGCGCCGGGCGCGCGGATCATTTGTCTCGTGCGAGACGGCAAGGCCGCTGGCGACCTCGCGCGATGGCTGACGGAACGCGGGTGGGGTGGCTCGGCATTCTGGACTCTCGCCGCACTTGGCGGCCCGCGCGAGGCCATTGCGGAGCATCGTGCCGACAGCTTTGCCGGCGACCTCGCTGGAAACCTGGTTGCAGTCGCCGTCGCGGCGAAGGGCGGGAAGGGCATTCCCCGCAGCTCAGGACTTTCGGACGATCTCTTCGCCCATGACGGCCAGATCACCAAGCGGCCGGTCCGCGCGCTGGCGCTGTCGGCGCTGGCCCCGCGTCCCGGTGAACGCTTGTGGGACATCGGCGCCGGCTCGGGCTCGATTTCGGTTGAGTGGGCGCTGTGTGACGGGACGGCGATTGCGATCGAGACGCGCGAGGATCGCGCCGCGAACATTCGGGCCAATGCGGCGGCGTTTGGACTGACGCATCGGATCACGGTAGTTACGGGACAGGCGCCGGAAGCGCTTGCCTCGCTGGATGCGCCGGATGCCGTCTTCGTGGGTGGCGGCCTCGATCGTGCGATGTTCGACGCGATCTGGTTGCGGCTTGCGCCAGGGGCGCGGTTGGTTGCACATTCCGTCACGCTGGAGACGGAAGCGCTGCTCGGCGAACTGCATCAGCAGCATGGCGGCGAGTTGATGCGGGTCGAGATCGCCTACGCCGCTCCGCTTGGCCGCTATCGCTCCTGGGAGGCGGCGCGGCCGGTGCTGCAGTGGAGTGTGGTCCGATGA